One window from the genome of Aptenodytes patagonicus chromosome 4, bAptPat1.pri.cur, whole genome shotgun sequence encodes:
- the LOC143160001 gene encoding histamine H2 receptor-like, translating into MAQTQQDFNSGKMLMDKNDSWLSNFSSAASSFVKGGGNRAGIGLQEVVIGLILTLIDLITLLGNMVVFICPVVEKRLRTVTYMFIMSLAMADFLVACLVMPFSIVYEVTGMWLFGKLFCKVWISFDVMFCTASIVTLCFISLDRYCSVVTPYHYSRRMSRGRCIVMTCMVWVYSSLISFLPVMQGWNEIPGVDFDAGRECIFITNWIFAIVASALAFFVPFVVMCSMYFFIYRASRLKATRIMSQTLEIHYHPNSKRQNHLQLENKATRTISIIISVFVLCWLPYFVLNVWLAARGTDSTSTVLVDTFKIITWLGYCNSTINPMLYAFLNRDFQRALKKLLICRHRSQVDIGEDMVSIATFSKTAPDLEYSITVPVPNGALKGKPK; encoded by the exons ATGGCACAGACACAGCAGG attttAACAGTGGGAAGATGCTGATGGACAAAAATGACTCTTGGCTTTCTAAtttctcctctgcagcctcctcctttGTGAAAGGAGGTGGCAACCGGGCCGGGATCGGCCTCCAGGAGGTGGTCATTGGACTGATACTAACCCTCATTGACTTGATCACGCTCCTGGGAAATATGGTAGTCTTCATCTGCCCGGTGGTGGAAAAGAGGCTGCGCACCGTCACCTATATGTTTATCATGTCCTTAGCCATGGCAGATTTCCTTGTAGCTTGTCTGGTCATGCCCTTTAG TATCGTTTACGAGGTGACAGGGATGTGGTTGTTCGGGAAGCTGTTCTGCAAAGTCTGGATCTCCTTTGATGTCATGTTCTGCACTGCGTCCATCGTCACGTTGTGCTTCATTAGCCTGGACAGATACTGCTCCGTGGTGACCCCGTACCACTATTCAAGAAGGATGTCCCGTGGCAG ATGCATCGTGATGACCTGCATGGTCTGGGTGTACTCCTCcctcatttccttccttcccGTCATGCAAGGCTGGAACGAGATCCCCGGGGTGGACTTCGATGCAGGCAGAGAATGCATCTTCATCACCAACTGGATTTTTGCCATCGTGGCTTCTGCTCTGGCATTTTTCGTTCCCTTCGTGGTCATGTGCAGCATGTATTTCTTCATCTACCGAGCTTCAAGGCTCAAGGCCACTCGTATTATGTCTCAGACCCTGGAGATTCACTACCACCCCAACAGCAAGCGGCAGAACCATCTGCAGCTGGAGAACAAGGCCACGCGGACCATTAGCATTATCATTTCAGTCTTTGTGCTGTGCTGGCTGCCGTACTTTGTCCTGAATGTCTGGCTCGCTGCCAGAGGCACCGACTCCACCAGCACGGTCTTGGTTGACACCTTCAAGATCATCACTTGGTTAGGGTATTGCAACTCCACCATCAACCCGATGCTCTACGCTTTCCTGAACCGGGACTTCCAACGGGCCCTGAAGAAGCTGCTCATTTGCAGGCACAGGTCTCAGGTGGACATTGGAGAAGACATGGTTTCCATAGCCACGTTTTCCAAGACTGCTCCAGACCTAGAATATAGCATTACCGTGCCAGTGCCCAATGGTGCCCTGAAGGGCAAACCCAAGTGA